From Brevibacillus marinus, a single genomic window includes:
- a CDS encoding trans-sulfuration enzyme family protein, producing MNKRDHEQMLEALRDETLVIHADDGVNNEGTVAPAIYYTATFRAQNASEFADMAGTPRHPRYYTRYGNPVHERVARIMAELEGTETALVTGSGMGAIATTLFALVSAGDHVIAQTRHYMSTAKIMDEMLPRFGVEVTLVEQADVAAIAAAIRPHTKLIMVETPANPTLVLTDLAAVVELARPHGIIVVADNTFASPINQRPHDWGVDVVVHSATKYLGGHHDLTAGVICTSKELAEQIWHTHISIGSVLSPMDAWLLLRGLRTLPLRIERINSNAQALAEFLEAQPQIERVYYPGLASHPQHELAKRQMRGFGAVIAFAVKGGYEETQRFVSALKLSLNAVSLGGVDSLVVHTAAMWEGVMSEEQMRTAGIPANFVRFSVGLEHVEDLKADILQALQKI from the coding sequence ATGAACAAGCGTGATCATGAACAAATGCTCGAAGCACTTCGCGACGAAACCCTGGTCATACACGCCGATGACGGGGTGAACAACGAAGGGACGGTGGCTCCGGCGATTTATTACACAGCCACGTTCCGAGCACAAAATGCCTCCGAATTCGCGGACATGGCAGGAACGCCGCGCCATCCCCGCTACTACACACGCTACGGCAATCCGGTTCATGAACGGGTGGCGAGGATCATGGCTGAGCTGGAAGGCACGGAAACCGCACTGGTAACCGGATCGGGAATGGGGGCGATTGCCACGACCCTGTTCGCGCTGGTCAGCGCAGGCGACCACGTGATTGCGCAGACGCGCCATTACATGAGTACCGCCAAAATCATGGACGAGATGCTGCCGCGGTTTGGCGTCGAAGTGACATTGGTCGAGCAGGCCGATGTCGCGGCGATTGCCGCAGCGATTCGCCCGCATACAAAGCTGATCATGGTGGAGACGCCGGCCAATCCCACATTGGTGCTGACAGATTTGGCCGCCGTGGTGGAACTGGCCCGCCCGCACGGCATCATCGTCGTGGCCGACAACACGTTTGCCTCGCCGATCAATCAGCGCCCGCATGATTGGGGAGTGGACGTGGTCGTTCACAGCGCAACGAAGTATTTGGGCGGACATCATGATTTGACAGCGGGTGTGATCTGCACCAGCAAGGAGTTGGCCGAGCAGATCTGGCACACCCATATCTCCATCGGGTCGGTCCTCTCGCCGATGGACGCGTGGCTGCTGCTGCGCGGCCTGCGTACGCTTCCGCTGCGGATCGAACGCATCAACTCCAACGCCCAAGCCTTGGCCGAATTTCTCGAGGCCCAGCCGCAGATCGAGCGGGTGTATTACCCGGGGCTCGCCAGCCACCCGCAGCACGAGCTGGCGAAACGCCAGATGCGCGGATTTGGAGCGGTGATCGCCTTTGCCGTCAAAGGCGGTTACGAGGAAACACAGCGGTTCGTTTCCGCCCTGAAATTGTCGCTGAACGCAGTCAGCCTGGGCGGGGTCGATTCACTGGTCGTGCATACCGCAGCCATGTGGGAAGGCGTGATGAGCGAGGAGCAAATGCGGACCGCTGGGATTCCGGCCAATTTCGTGCGCTTCTCGGTTGGTCTCGAGCACGTCGAGGACTTGAAAGCGGACATCTTGCAAGCGCTGCAGAAGATTTGA
- a CDS encoding globin-coupled sensor protein, translating to MAKRSFQFLFRNSELPTEELLSKSQHAHSRINIPPGSDLEAQLNMIQLTPADLQVAKTLQPIMEANVEELVDDFYRNLSLSDELLAIVEQHSSLDRLKKTLRQHIIELFSGVIDADFLQKRIRIAHAHVRIGLLPKWYIAAFQNLLAGMIGVVERNVRHPKDVSAAVRVITKLISLEQQLVMEAYDQKAEIVRLEVEQQVKQSLKETIGATANDLAALTEQTNASIEEMTNQMEEISNKTCLGAQLAHDSQRLAEIGKERLDYLQEMMQGVMQFTGQISSAITELKGSSMQIGELVGLIQSIADRTNILALNAAIEAARAGVHGRGFAVVAEEVRKLAEQTKRSVSGVSDIIARIYGQIQDTVRSIEQAEELVQQSNQAMLETKRSFDKILEAMRAVKEQNTQIDGELASFQKILQEIASSSEMVAKSADHLMDATKRML from the coding sequence ATGGCCAAACGTTCATTTCAATTCTTGTTCCGAAACAGCGAACTTCCCACGGAAGAACTGCTCAGCAAAAGTCAGCACGCCCATTCCCGGATCAACATTCCGCCTGGCAGCGATTTGGAAGCGCAACTCAACATGATCCAGCTCACACCGGCAGATTTGCAGGTAGCAAAGACTTTGCAGCCGATCATGGAAGCCAATGTGGAAGAATTGGTGGATGACTTTTACCGAAACCTGTCCTTGTCAGACGAACTTCTCGCTATCGTCGAGCAGCACAGTTCCCTTGACCGCTTGAAAAAGACGCTTCGTCAACACATCATTGAACTATTCTCCGGCGTGATTGATGCAGATTTTTTACAAAAAAGGATTCGCATCGCTCATGCTCACGTGCGCATCGGGTTGCTTCCCAAATGGTACATAGCCGCGTTTCAAAATTTGCTGGCAGGGATGATTGGCGTTGTCGAACGAAATGTTCGCCATCCGAAAGATGTTTCGGCTGCCGTTCGGGTCATCACGAAACTCATAAGTTTGGAACAGCAGTTAGTGATGGAGGCGTATGATCAGAAAGCAGAAATCGTCCGCTTGGAAGTGGAACAACAGGTGAAACAGAGCCTGAAAGAGACGATTGGGGCCACCGCGAACGATTTGGCAGCATTAACCGAGCAAACGAACGCGTCCATTGAGGAAATGACCAACCAAATGGAAGAGATCTCCAACAAGACCTGTTTGGGAGCGCAATTGGCCCATGATTCACAACGCCTGGCCGAAATCGGGAAGGAACGCTTGGATTACCTTCAGGAAATGATGCAAGGAGTCATGCAGTTCACGGGCCAGATCTCTTCCGCTATCACGGAACTCAAAGGGTCATCCATGCAAATTGGCGAACTGGTCGGACTGATCCAGTCGATTGCCGATCGGACAAACATTCTCGCATTGAATGCGGCAATTGAGGCGGCAAGAGCGGGAGTGCACGGACGCGGGTTTGCGGTGGTTGCGGAAGAAGTGCGGAAATTGGCGGAACAAACCAAACGGTCGGTGTCTGGCGTATCCGACATTATCGCGAGAATTTACGGGCAGATCCAGGACACCGTTCGTTCCATCGAGCAGGCGGAGGAATTGGTACAGCAAAGCAACCAAGCGATGCTGGAAACGAAGCGCTCATTTGACAAAATCCTGGAGGCGATGCGAGCAGTCAAAGAGCAGAATACGCAAATCGATGGAGAGTTGGCATCCTTTCAGAAGATTTTGCAGGAGATTGCCTCCTCTTCCGAAATGGTGGCCAAGTCAGCCGATCATTTGATGGACGCCACAAAACGAATGTTATAA